A window of Pomacea canaliculata isolate SZHN2017 linkage group LG3, ASM307304v1, whole genome shotgun sequence contains these coding sequences:
- the LOC112560794 gene encoding protein FAM124A-like — MATTNEKGRFSKVYLTIHVPKGRAGAMRKLLKPVLNSVDPDLHLVQVQDAESPLCRIGSRVSEDVPGYCVSPGELSVPAVSVMTFPTDDDDLERTRGQLQKFPWKLHHSVELSTSSSPNFVSAKQQFYALSRQYPLVAVCPSSRRGCCSLRFNLSVRNFGPMLEFYRLLTDSEMESSKPDFAVFSVNTAYLPFTRATDFVTSSSSSCRRKVSSRLSCHVQLALKHSPTLNPYPLTSTYLTVFVRNMAALRRVLLPGQIIETSPNSYLISDPDGNLLAVHDLEPPCPPPTDSLHPGSRVYAQCQLTQQRHAQTCPSGEASSTCRSYCESQDSGRFSDSEKGSRQLDLQVKALLKDFGCLDITDYSESSETDTDDLGLDDSGANSDSDTCRGRVRIGHLSAIHVDKHTCEYV; from the coding sequence ATGGCAACGACAAACGAGAAAGGCAGATTCAGCAAAGTTTACTTGACGATCCATGTTCCGAAAGGACGAGCGGGTGCGATGCGAAAGCTGCTGAAGCCGGTTTTGAACTCAGTGGACCCTGACCTTCACCTCGTTCAGGTTCAAGACGCCGAGTCCCCTCTCTGCAGGATTGGTTCCAGGGTATCCGAGGACGTCCCCGGGTACTGTGTGAGTCCTGGTGAGCTAAGTGTACCCGCCGTCAGTGTCATGACCTTTCCAACGGATGACGACGATCTGGAGCGGACGAGAGGTCAGCTCCAGAAGTTCCCCTGGAAGCTACACCACAGTGTGGAGCTGTCGACGTCCAGCTCACCCAACTTCGTGTCGGCAAAACAACAGTTCTACGCCCTGTCCCGACAGTACCCCCTCGTCGCCGTGTGTCCCTCCTCCAGGAGGGGATGTTGCTCTCTCAGGTTCAACCTTTCTGTACGAAACTTCGGGCCCATGTTGGAGTTTTATCGCCTGCTGACGGATTCTGAAATGGAGAGTTCGAAACCCGACTTTGCGGTTTTTTCTGTCAACACAGCATATTTGCCGTTCACGCGGGCAACGGACTTCGTGACGTCTTCCTCTTCGTCGTGCAGACGTAAGGTGTCTTCTCGCCTGTCGTGCCACGTGCAGCTAGCACTCAAACACTCCCCTACACTCAACCCCTACCCTTTGACCTCTACTTACCTCACAGTGTTTGTTCGCAACATGGCGGCGTTGCGGAGGGTGTTGCTTCCGGGTCAAATTATCGAAACCTCTCCGAACTCTTACCTCATTAGCGACCCTGACGGCAACTTACTAGCTGTTCACGACCTGGAGCCGCCATGTCCACCACCAACAGACTCTCTGCATCCGGGTTCTCGAGTTTATGCACAGTGTCAGCTGACCCAGCAAAGACATGCGCAGACATGCCCTTCCGGGGAGGCCAGCAGCACGTGCAGGAGCTACTGTGAGAGTCAGGATTCCGGTCGTTTTTCGGACAGCGAGAAGGGCTCGCGGCAGCTTGACCTGCAGGTCAAGGCGCTGCTGAAGGACTTTGGTTGTCTGGACATCACGGACTACAGCGAGTCCTCGGAAACAGACACAGACGACCTGGGGCTGGACGACAGTGGCGCCAACTCCGACAGCGACACCTGCCGAGGGAGGGTGAGGATCGGTCATCTCAGCGCCATTCACGTGGATAAACACACGTGCGAGTATGTGTGA